In Oncorhynchus tshawytscha isolate Ot180627B linkage group LG23, Otsh_v2.0, whole genome shotgun sequence, the following proteins share a genomic window:
- the LOC112246063 gene encoding thyroid hormone receptor-associated protein 3 isoform X5 has protein sequence MSKAMKSASKSRSHSRSRSSSRSRSRKHRYSSRSRTRSRSRSHSPSHNNRERNYPREYQNNNREFRGYHRGFRRPYYFRGRGRGYFPRGRFQRGGGGGYNNYRPNNWQNYRQHPQQQHPQQQQQQQQQQQQQQPHSPRRARSRTPKKRSGSPHSHSHSKYSDRSSSPRSRRSYHSSSSHSSSPTRRSGSGSATQNPKDVKEERSASKEVQKKGVGGGGHGEPVEITGGSAGPDGGASGDRPKANWQGVTDHSNSTSPKGSSPQVRSAVIIGQGAPASTLSSLSPKSTNANGPNSNGAPSWQIQTVVSSPSTKSPSQNSPTPVFSGFGFFSKDDNLAGDKAAISSVFKRFLEEHNHKKTQSSWENGREMKTNGGDVEWEKGNGMKASGGIFDREPDKGENEKYKEDFDDEGNVSLNRFLKASPFFSCDGEEEELIPKPHPKVLRKEHDREDDESPKPKSKVTLSACELFEERFGKWEDLAYLQVAAKDDDLDAMAEEIYRSRKQEKAAAIAAALAKREAIAGMLRGFSPENVSKDRRKEKAASSPSPTPAPRRNSDREMFMVRGEDSPPRASEKRGAEFSVRMDSLRDEVASSSGVMVGERRLSRDLVHPTKKEQEFRSFFQHIQATQLQRSPSELFAQHIVTIVHYIKAQHFPSNGITLNERFAMYQRRAAQKEMMKPRKSPEIHRIIDVSLSAFKKHSHLFEGMKSSGDGSYKDEGKKMKGDSMDLRLDIERRKKYSTRERDYKQDGGRDSGDSPEASMERSAEKSSKHHKKSKKNKKKQSRSRSSSSSAESHRGGDYPHKEPELKDEGFNKARLGPRGDYGSPMERGRGRGGFQFRIRGRGWNRGNYQENNANGNPPNMGIPVHPKNVDWDPEYTPKSRKYYLVA, from the exons ATGTCCAAGGCAATGAAGTCAGCCTCTAAATCTCGCTCCCACTCCCGCTCCAGAAGCAGCTCACGATCCAGATCTCGGAAGCATCGCTACAG CTCTAGGTCCCGCACTCGCTCGCGCTCCAGATCTCATTCTCCATCCCACAATAACCGAGAGCGGAACTACCCAAGGGAGTACCAGAATAATAACCGCGAGTTCCGGGGCTACCACCGAGGCTTCCGGAGGCCCTACTACTTCAGAGGCCGAGGGCGTGGCTACTTCCCACGGGGACGCTTCCAGAGGGGTGGTGGAGGCGGCTATAACAACTACCGCCCCAATAACTGGCAGAACTACAGGCAGCACCCCCAACAGCAGCACCcccaacagcagcaacagcaacaacaacaacagcagcagcaacaacccCACAGCCCGAGACGGGCACGATCCCGTACCCCTAAAAAGCGCTCTGGTAGCCCTCATTCCCACAGCCACTCCAAGTACTCGGACCGCTCTTCCTCGCCCCGATCCCGGCGCTCCTACCACTCCTCTTCCTCacattcctcctctcccacacGCAGGTCGGGCTCTGGGTCGGCTACGCAGAACCCTAAGGATGTCAAGGAGGAGCGTTCTGCCTCCAAGGAGGTCCAGAAgaaaggagtaggaggaggaggacatggtGAGCCTGTGGAGATCACAGGGGGGTCTGCAGGGCCTGATGGGGGCGCCAGTGGGGACAGGCCCAAGGCTAACTGGCAGGGCGTGACGGATCACAGCAACAGCACCAGCCCCAAGGGGTCAAGTCCTCAGGTGCGCTCAGCTGTTATCATTGGTCAGGGCGCTCCAGCTTCGACCCTGTCTAGTCTCTCTCCTAAAAGCACTAATGCTAATGGCCCCAATTCCAATGGTGCCCCCTCATGGCAGATACAGACGGTGGTCAGTTCACCTTCCACCAAAAGCCCTTCTCAGAATAGCCCCACACCTGTGTTCTCTGGCTTTGGCTTCTTCTCTAAAGACGACAACCTGGCAGGAGATAAAGCAGCTATCTCTTCAGTGTTCAAAAG GTTCTTGGAAGAGCACAATCATAAGAAAACGCAGTCCAGTTGGGAGAATGGCAGAGAGATGAAAACCAATGGTGGGGATGTGGAGTGGGAGAAAGGGAATGGCATGAAGGCCTCTGGGGGTATCTTTGACAGAGAGCCCGACAAAGGGGAGAATGAGAAGTACAAGGAAGACTTTGACGATGAGGGGAATGTGTCGTTGAACCGCTTCTTGAAAGCCTCCCCTTTCTTTTCCTGCGATGGCGAGGAAGAGGAGTTGATACCCAAGCCCCATCCCAAGGTGCTCCGCAAAGAGCATGACCGGGAGGACGATGAGTCGCCCAAGCCAAAGAGCAAAGTCACCCTCTCGGCCTGCGAGCTATTTGAGGAGCGCTTCGGCAAGTGGGAGGACCTGGCCTACTTGCAGGTTGCTGCCAAAGATGATGATCTTGATGCCATGGCGGAGGAGATTTACCGCAGCCGGAAGCAGGAGAAGGCTGCGGCCATAGCTGCGGCCCTGGCCAAGAGAGAGGCCATAGCGGGCATGCTCAGAGGCTTCTCCCCGGAGAACGTCAGCAAAGACAGGAGGAAGGAGAAAGCTGCCTCCAGCCCATCCCCCACACCCGCACCACGGAGGAACTCTGACCGAGAGATGTTCATGGTCAGGGGGGAGGACTCTCCCCCAAGGGCCTCTGAGAAAAGAGGAGCAGAGTTCAGTGTCAGAATGGATTCTCTCAGAGATGAGGTGGCAAG CTCCTCTGGTGTTATGGTTGGTGAGCGACGATTATCACGGGATCTTGTGCATCCTACTAAAAAGGAGCAGGAGTTTCGCTCTTTCTTCCAGCACATTCAGGCCACACAGTTACAAAGGAGTCCCTCAGAGCTGTTTGCACAGCACATTGTCACCATTGTCCACTACATAAAAG CACAGCACTTTCCATCCAACGGAATTACTCTAAATGAGCGATTTGCAATGTACCAAAGAAGAGCTGCTCAAAAGGAAATGATGAAGCCAAGAAAGAGCCCAGAGATACACAG GATAATTGATGTTTCTCTCAGTGCTTTTAAGAAACACTCTCacctgtttgaggggatgaaaaGCTCCGGGGATGGCAGTTACAAG GACGAAGGTAAAAAAATGAAGGGTGACTCAATGGACCTTCGTCTGGATATTGAGCGCCGTAAAAAATATTCTACCCGGGAGAGAGATTATAAACAGGACGGGGGGAGAGATTCAGGAGACTCCCCAGAGGCTAGCATGGAGAGGTCCGCTGAGAAATCCTCCAAGCACCACAAGAAGTCCAA gaaaaacaagaagaagcaatctcgctctcgctcctcctcttcatctgccGAATCTCATAGGGGAGGAGACTATCCCCACAAGGAGCCTGAGCTCAAAGACGAGGGCTTTAACAAGGCCAGGCTGGGGCCTCGGGGGGACTATGGCAGCCCCATGGAGAGGGGACGAGGACGCGGAGGCTTT CAATTTAGAATAAGAGGAAGGGGCTGGAACAGGGGAAATTACCAGGAAAACAATGCCAACGGTAATCCCCCTAACATGGGCATACCAGTTCACCCCAAGAATGTGGACTGGGACCCGGAGTACACCCCCAAGAGCCGAAAATACTACTTGGTAG CATGA
- the LOC112246063 gene encoding thyroid hormone receptor-associated protein 3 isoform X4, producing MSKAMKSASKSRSHSRSRSSSRSRSRKHRYSSRSRTRSRSRSHSPSHNNRERNYPREYQNNNREFRGYHRGFRRPYYFRGRGRGYFPRGRFQRGGGGGYNNYRPNNWQNYRQHPQQQHPQQQQQQQQQQQQQQPHSPRRARSRTPKKRSGSPHSHSHSKYSDRSSSPRSRRSYHSSSSHSSSPTRRSGSGSATQNPKDVKEERSASKEVQKKGVGGGGHGEPVEITGGSAGPDGGASGDRPKANWQGVTDHSNSTSPKGSSPQVRSAVIIGQGAPASTLSSLSPKSTNANGPNSNGAPSWQIQTVVSSPSTKSPSQNSPTPVFSGFGFFSKDDNLAGDKAAISSVFKRFLEEHNHKKTQSSWENGREMKTNGGDVEWEKGNGMKASGGIFDREPDKGENEKYKEDFDDEGNVSLNRFLKASPFFSCDGEEEELIPKPHPKVLRKEHDREDDESPKPKSKVTLSACELFEERFGKWEDLAYLQVAAKDDDLDAMAEEIYRSRKQEKAAAIAAALAKREAIAGMLRGFSPENVSKDRRKEKAASSPSPTPAPRRNSDREMFMVRGEDSPPRASEKRGAEFSVRMDSLRDEVASSSGVMVGERRLSRDLVHPTKKEQEFRSFFQHIQATQLQRSPSELFAQHIVTIVHYIKAQHFPSNGITLNERFAMYQRRAAQKEMMKPRKSPEIHRIIDVSLSAFKKHSHLFEGMKSSGDGSYKDEGKKMKGDSMDLRLDIERRKKYSTRERDYKQDGGRDSGDSPEASMERSAEKSSKHHKKSNSSSRKNKKKQSRSRSSSSSAESHRGGDYPHKEPELKDEGFNKARLGPRGDYGSPMERGRGRGGFQFRIRGRGWNRGNYQENNANGNPPNMGIPVHPKNVDWDPEYTPKSRKYYLVA from the exons ATGTCCAAGGCAATGAAGTCAGCCTCTAAATCTCGCTCCCACTCCCGCTCCAGAAGCAGCTCACGATCCAGATCTCGGAAGCATCGCTACAG CTCTAGGTCCCGCACTCGCTCGCGCTCCAGATCTCATTCTCCATCCCACAATAACCGAGAGCGGAACTACCCAAGGGAGTACCAGAATAATAACCGCGAGTTCCGGGGCTACCACCGAGGCTTCCGGAGGCCCTACTACTTCAGAGGCCGAGGGCGTGGCTACTTCCCACGGGGACGCTTCCAGAGGGGTGGTGGAGGCGGCTATAACAACTACCGCCCCAATAACTGGCAGAACTACAGGCAGCACCCCCAACAGCAGCACCcccaacagcagcaacagcaacaacaacaacagcagcagcaacaacccCACAGCCCGAGACGGGCACGATCCCGTACCCCTAAAAAGCGCTCTGGTAGCCCTCATTCCCACAGCCACTCCAAGTACTCGGACCGCTCTTCCTCGCCCCGATCCCGGCGCTCCTACCACTCCTCTTCCTCacattcctcctctcccacacGCAGGTCGGGCTCTGGGTCGGCTACGCAGAACCCTAAGGATGTCAAGGAGGAGCGTTCTGCCTCCAAGGAGGTCCAGAAgaaaggagtaggaggaggaggacatggtGAGCCTGTGGAGATCACAGGGGGGTCTGCAGGGCCTGATGGGGGCGCCAGTGGGGACAGGCCCAAGGCTAACTGGCAGGGCGTGACGGATCACAGCAACAGCACCAGCCCCAAGGGGTCAAGTCCTCAGGTGCGCTCAGCTGTTATCATTGGTCAGGGCGCTCCAGCTTCGACCCTGTCTAGTCTCTCTCCTAAAAGCACTAATGCTAATGGCCCCAATTCCAATGGTGCCCCCTCATGGCAGATACAGACGGTGGTCAGTTCACCTTCCACCAAAAGCCCTTCTCAGAATAGCCCCACACCTGTGTTCTCTGGCTTTGGCTTCTTCTCTAAAGACGACAACCTGGCAGGAGATAAAGCAGCTATCTCTTCAGTGTTCAAAAG GTTCTTGGAAGAGCACAATCATAAGAAAACGCAGTCCAGTTGGGAGAATGGCAGAGAGATGAAAACCAATGGTGGGGATGTGGAGTGGGAGAAAGGGAATGGCATGAAGGCCTCTGGGGGTATCTTTGACAGAGAGCCCGACAAAGGGGAGAATGAGAAGTACAAGGAAGACTTTGACGATGAGGGGAATGTGTCGTTGAACCGCTTCTTGAAAGCCTCCCCTTTCTTTTCCTGCGATGGCGAGGAAGAGGAGTTGATACCCAAGCCCCATCCCAAGGTGCTCCGCAAAGAGCATGACCGGGAGGACGATGAGTCGCCCAAGCCAAAGAGCAAAGTCACCCTCTCGGCCTGCGAGCTATTTGAGGAGCGCTTCGGCAAGTGGGAGGACCTGGCCTACTTGCAGGTTGCTGCCAAAGATGATGATCTTGATGCCATGGCGGAGGAGATTTACCGCAGCCGGAAGCAGGAGAAGGCTGCGGCCATAGCTGCGGCCCTGGCCAAGAGAGAGGCCATAGCGGGCATGCTCAGAGGCTTCTCCCCGGAGAACGTCAGCAAAGACAGGAGGAAGGAGAAAGCTGCCTCCAGCCCATCCCCCACACCCGCACCACGGAGGAACTCTGACCGAGAGATGTTCATGGTCAGGGGGGAGGACTCTCCCCCAAGGGCCTCTGAGAAAAGAGGAGCAGAGTTCAGTGTCAGAATGGATTCTCTCAGAGATGAGGTGGCAAG CTCCTCTGGTGTTATGGTTGGTGAGCGACGATTATCACGGGATCTTGTGCATCCTACTAAAAAGGAGCAGGAGTTTCGCTCTTTCTTCCAGCACATTCAGGCCACACAGTTACAAAGGAGTCCCTCAGAGCTGTTTGCACAGCACATTGTCACCATTGTCCACTACATAAAAG CACAGCACTTTCCATCCAACGGAATTACTCTAAATGAGCGATTTGCAATGTACCAAAGAAGAGCTGCTCAAAAGGAAATGATGAAGCCAAGAAAGAGCCCAGAGATACACAG GATAATTGATGTTTCTCTCAGTGCTTTTAAGAAACACTCTCacctgtttgaggggatgaaaaGCTCCGGGGATGGCAGTTACAAG GACGAAGGTAAAAAAATGAAGGGTGACTCAATGGACCTTCGTCTGGATATTGAGCGCCGTAAAAAATATTCTACCCGGGAGAGAGATTATAAACAGGACGGGGGGAGAGATTCAGGAGACTCCCCAGAGGCTAGCATGGAGAGGTCCGCTGAGAAATCCTCCAAGCACCACAAGAAGTCCAA CTCTTCCTCCaggaaaaacaagaagaagcaatctcgctctcgctcctcctcttcatctgccGAATCTCATAGGGGAGGAGACTATCCCCACAAGGAGCCTGAGCTCAAAGACGAGGGCTTTAACAAGGCCAGGCTGGGGCCTCGGGGGGACTATGGCAGCCCCATGGAGAGGGGACGAGGACGCGGAGGCTTT CAATTTAGAATAAGAGGAAGGGGCTGGAACAGGGGAAATTACCAGGAAAACAATGCCAACGGTAATCCCCCTAACATGGGCATACCAGTTCACCCCAAGAATGTGGACTGGGACCCGGAGTACACCCCCAAGAGCCGAAAATACTACTTGGTAG CATGA